In Heteronotia binoei isolate CCM8104 ecotype False Entrance Well chromosome 4, APGP_CSIRO_Hbin_v1, whole genome shotgun sequence, a genomic segment contains:
- the GABARAPL1 gene encoding gamma-aminobutyric acid receptor-associated protein-like 1: MKFQYKEDHPFEYRKKEGEKIRKKYPDRVPVIVEKAPKARVPDLDKRKYLVPSDLTVGQFYFLIRKRIHLRPEDALFFFVNNTIPPTSATMGQLYEDNHEEDYFLYVAYSDESVYGE, from the exons atgaAGTTCCAGTACAAGGAGGACCACCCGTTCGAGTAccggaaaaaagagggggagaagatCCGAAAGAAATACCCGGACCGGGTGCCG GTGATAGTGGAGAAGGCCCCCAAAGCAAGAGTACCTGACCTGGATAAGAGGAAGTACCTTGTCCCTTCTGATCTCACAG TTGGCCAGTTCTACTTCTTGATCCGAAAGCGAATCCACCTGAGGCCAGAGGACgccctcttcttctttgtcaaCAACACCATCCCTCCAACCAGCGCTACGATGGGGCAGCTGTATGAG GATAACCACGAGGAAGATTATTTTCTGTACGTGGCTTACAGCGACGAAAGTGTCTATGGAGAATGA